The Aureitalea marina genome includes a window with the following:
- a CDS encoding TrmH family RNA methyltransferase, with amino-acid sequence MNIELFEHLQSFLTERRQTLLRQKASERTRFITVVMEDLYQAHNTSAVMRSCDVFGVQDLHLIERRFGKRMDREIAMGAQKWVDLHRYQSTHTCLDQLRSKGYKLVATSPHQSSVDLSDFKLEQPIALIFGTEKEGISQEVLDRCDECLKIPMYGFTESLNVSVSAAIILYQLSQQLRDHDLPWKLAEEEQLQLIDSWMRRSIKSVDQIIQRFEESKNS; translated from the coding sequence ATGAACATAGAACTTTTTGAGCACCTGCAGTCTTTTCTTACGGAGAGACGTCAGACGTTATTGCGTCAAAAAGCCTCGGAGCGAACCCGTTTTATAACGGTGGTCATGGAGGATCTTTATCAGGCTCACAATACGTCTGCAGTCATGAGAAGTTGTGATGTATTTGGGGTTCAGGACCTGCATTTGATAGAACGGCGATTTGGGAAGAGAATGGATCGGGAGATCGCCATGGGTGCCCAGAAGTGGGTCGATCTTCACCGTTATCAGAGTACTCATACCTGTTTGGATCAGTTAAGGTCCAAAGGATACAAGCTAGTGGCGACCAGCCCTCACCAATCGTCCGTGGATCTTTCGGATTTTAAGTTGGAGCAACCCATAGCCCTAATTTTTGGCACGGAGAAAGAAGGAATTAGCCAAGAGGTCTTGGATCGTTGCGATGAGTGCCTGAAGATCCCAATGTATGGCTTTACCGAAAGTTTAAATGTATCCGTATCTGCGGCAATTATTCTTTATCAACTCAGTCAACAATTAAGAGATCACGATCTGCCTTGGAAACTTGCTGAAGAAGAACAACTCCAACTAATCGATAGCTGGATGAGGCGATCGATCAAGTCTGTGGATCAGATCATCCAGCGCTTTGAGGAGTCGAAAAATTCGTAA
- a CDS encoding SRPBCC family protein — protein sequence MIFLYILGAIVAIVVILAIAAPKNYNVSRSITINKARSEVFPYIRYVKNQDNWSPWKKKDSNMKQEFIGNDGDVGFVSKWEGNKQVGTGQQEIVEILDGRTLRTKLTFLKPWESQSDAYITCSDEGSGTKVEWGFSGRHKVPANIFMLFMNMDKAVGKDFNEGLAELKSILESN from the coding sequence ATGATCTTTTTGTACATCCTTGGCGCCATAGTCGCCATAGTCGTTATTTTGGCGATCGCTGCCCCTAAGAATTACAATGTTAGTCGCAGTATTACCATCAACAAGGCCAGGAGTGAGGTTTTCCCTTACATCCGGTATGTCAAGAATCAGGATAATTGGTCTCCTTGGAAAAAGAAAGATTCGAATATGAAACAAGAATTCATTGGAAATGACGGGGACGTAGGATTTGTTTCCAAATGGGAAGGGAATAAGCAGGTAGGAACAGGTCAGCAGGAGATCGTAGAGATCCTTGATGGCCGGACTCTGCGTACCAAATTAACTTTTCTTAAGCCTTGGGAGTCGCAAAGTGATGCATATATTACGTGCTCAGATGAAGGATCTGGCACCAAGGTGGAATGGGGTTTTTCAGGTAGGCACAAAGTACCGGCAAACATCTTTATGCTCTTCATGAATATGGATAAGGCGGTAGGCAAGGACTTCAATGAAGGCTTGGCAGAATTGAAAAGCATTTTAGAAAGCAATTAA